The following coding sequences lie in one Montipora foliosa isolate CH-2021 chromosome 11, ASM3666993v2, whole genome shotgun sequence genomic window:
- the LOC137977757 gene encoding melanopsin-like codes for MNSTANSNQANNGTVSIDASALAIAVQTLTISLLLLAFLTVFSNGLFLVTFYKDPLKCLRTPTAIFIAGLSSSNFLTGLIVEPAYVGIFLSAMHSGASFGSKSMRVFLRFMEVFSFVTITSSFLIMLALGIVQYLLIKHPRIYNKSVSAKSAVIGIIFIFIYSILFALLPEMTGINKGLLSFIDLLIHNLLLTVALVTLYLVVYCQFRKLTDRHRNADLQENSEEHGASIEPTESEKQRLQAEKDFVYGTIILTTVLIVTVWPFCICVIIAMVYGFTLATYLAWIISLIILLLKFALDPFVFAWRLRKYRKSLELVWQRMCQCGKPSLPPASYHRSEPEITSPSSEHDHCGVEVTVVDGTGPV; via the coding sequence ATGAACTCGACTGCAAACAGCAATCAAGCTAACAATGGCACTGTTTCCATTGACGCTTCTGCCTTGGCCATAGCCGTGCAAACTCTTACAATTAGTCTCCTTCTGCTTGCTTTTCTCACTGTTTTCAGCAATGGATTGTTTCTGGTGACATTTTACAAAGATCCTTTGAAGTGTTTACGAACGCCAACTGCAATCTTCATCGCTGGCTTGTCGAGTTCAAACTTTCTCACAGGTCTTATTGTGGAGCCAGCTTATGTGGGCATTTTTTTGTCGGCAATGCACAGCGGTGCATCTTTCGGCAGCAAATCTATGAGAGTATTTCTTCGCTTTATGGAAGTTTTTAGTTTTGTGACCATCACAAGTTCCTTTCTGATCATGCTTGCTCTGGGTATAGTGCAGTATTTGCTGATTAAGCACCCTAGAATTTACAACAAATCCGTCAGTGCTAAGTCAGCGGTTATCggaattattttcattttcatctaTTCCATCTTGTTCGCGCTGTTGCCAGAAATGACAGGCATTAATAAAGGCCTGCTCTCTTTCATAGATCTGCTAATTCACAACTTGCTGTTAACTGTTGCCCTTGTCACACTTTATCTCGTCGTTTATTGCCAGTTCCGTAAATTGACCGATCGTCATCGTAATGCAGATCTGCAGGAGAATTCCGAGGAACACGGGGCTTCTATAGAACCGACAGAATCCGAGAAACAGCGTCTCCAGGCAGAAAAGGACTTTGTGTATGGCACTATCATTTTGACTACAGTCCTAATTGTGACTGTTTGGCCTTTTTGCATATGTGTGATCATTGCGATGGTGTATGGTTTCACACTTGCAACCTATCTTGCATGGATAATCTCACTGATCATATTGCTGTTGAAGTTCGCACTTGACCCCTTTGTGTTTGCATGGCGCCTACGGAAGTACAGAAAGTCCTTGGAGCTTGTTTGGCAGCGCATGTGTCAATGTGGCAAGCCATCTCTTCCACCTGCTTCTTACCACAGAAGTGAGCCAGAGATCACTTCTCCCAGCTCGGAGCACGATCACTGTGGTGTTGAGGTGACTGTTGTAGATGGGACTGGTCCTGTGTAA
- the LOC137976473 gene encoding adrenocorticotropic hormone receptor-like, translating into MPLIHLASAICLSVLSFTTITSNLLLLVAVWKDPFKCFSAPTTAFIVALSLADLMTALTTEPFFAAYYFVVYFQESEAGSSVLTDLSNTGSVISSVAISFSFLIVLALSWSQYVALKFPHNFKRVVNKRNIITFVVLSLVYLLCFTSVQFMGVDKYSFLKVSLAVNSTFLSVNLMFIMFILNLEFRRYVKRQREASSFETRTDRKTGSKNLQQQFTAVTIYLAGILLLSALPHVITAQIYLYFSDSLSPQAAWNFQIALQISDLLLFLKVCLDTFVYAWRLPIYRRTIKTLFCSVVQ; encoded by the coding sequence ATGCCATTGATTCATCTTGCTAGTGCCATTTGCTTGTCTGTTCTCTCTTTCACCACAATTACAAGCAATCTTCTTCTACTCGTTGCCGTTTGGAAAGATCCATTTAAATGCTTTAGTGCTCCTACAACAGCTTTTATTGTTGCACTCAGTTTGGCAGATCTTATGACCGCCCTCACGACCGAACCGTTTTTCGCCGCATATTACTTCGTGGTTTACTTCCAAGAAAGCGAAGCGGGTAGTAGTGTTTTAACTGACCTTAGCAACACAGGGAGTGTCATTTCCAGCGTGGCCATAAGCTTCTCTTTCCTAATAGTATTGGCTTTATCCTGGTCTCAATATGTTGCGTTGAAGTTTCCACACAATTTCAAAAGAGTCGTCAACAAGCGAAACATAATAACATTCGTTGTTCTTAGCTTGGTGTATTTGCTATGCTTCACATCTGTCCAGTTCATGGGAGTAGATAAATACAGTTTCCTCAAAGTCAGCTTAGCGGTGAATTCTACGTTTCTCTCGGTGAATTTGATGTTTATTATGTTCATTTTAAACTTAGAGTTTCGCCGCTACGTTAAGCGGCAAAGAGAGGCCTCTTCGTTTGAAACGAGGACCGACCGGAAAACAGGCAGCAAAAATCTGCAACAACAGTTCACAGCAGTCACTATTTACTTGGCTGGTATTCTCCTCTTGTCAGCCTTACCACATGTGATTACCGCCCAAATATATCTTTACTTCTCCGATTCGTTGTCTCCGCAAGCTGCATGGAATTTTCAGATAGCTCTTCAAATTTCAGATCTTCTGTTGTTTCTTAAAGTGTGTCTGGATACGTTTGTTTATGCTTGGCGTCTCCCAATCTACCGAAGAACAATAAAGACACTCTTTTGTTCAGTGGTCCAGTAA